Proteins from a genomic interval of Pogoniulus pusillus isolate bPogPus1 chromosome 30, bPogPus1.pri, whole genome shotgun sequence:
- the LOC135188660 gene encoding solute carrier family 2, facilitated glucose transporter member 11-like: protein MAGFLSDLVQYQKLLLMIVVLGIGGTHVAGFQMSVINYASPHIQKFINETWLERYGSALHQKTLTLLWSLVVSVYCVGGMLGCLCSGYLTAKYGKKKCLLINDAVLIVATLHMGFSRRARALEMILTGRFLEGFSAGINMNAHVQYAGEISPKKLRGFVNVTSSVFLALGKAVARVLGLRELLGTEDTWHVLLSFSGVMASIQLLFLPFFPESPPYLLLQRGDKAACLKAMKQLWGEGNYQEEFDDLMKEKTTTKGTKIMNVLEVLREPSVYPQLSTMLLLLLSLQLCGLSAITFYTSDIFKTANLQENIIPYVSLGVAVSEVTSAIFCSSIIDRFGRRILLWGGYSLMALILVLLEASLLLSDQFPWLHYCSVILIFLFIITYGIGPSGAVVSVMNEIFTLSTRSSAFVIGGIVIWLGLTFTGMVFPFAVMLLGPFCFLIFIAVLIVSAIVIYLFLPETKGKSTSEITEEFNRRQFQKKHPQAVEENAAEEKTFCTKL, encoded by the exons aTGGCTGGTTTCCTCTCAGACCTG GTTCAGTACCAGAAGCTATTGCTAATGATCGTGGTGCTAGGAATTGGCGGGACCCACGTAGCTGGTTTTCAGATGTCTGTGATCAATTATGCTTCTCCG CACATTCAGAAGTTCATCAACGAAACGTGGCTGGAGCGCTACGGCTCTGCACTGCACCAGAAGACGCTGACCTTACTGTGGTCCCTCGTCGTGTCTGTGTACTGCGTGGGGGGGATGCTGGGCTGCCTGTGTAGTGGCTACCTGACTGCAAAATATGGCAA GAAGAAATGTCTGCTGATCAACGATGCAGTCCTGATAGTAGCCACACTGCACATGGGCTTCAGCAGGAGAGCCAGGGCTTTGGAGATGATCCTCACCGGGCGCTTCCTCGAGGGCTTCAGTGCTG GAATAAATATGAATGCCCATGTTCAGTACGCTGGAGAGATCTCACCTAAGAAGCTGCGTGGGTTTGTGAACGTGACCTCCTCTGTGTTCCTTGCACTTGGAAAAGCTGTAGCAAGAGTTCTTGGCTTAAG GGAGCTTTTAGGAACTGAAGACACGTGGCACGtgctgctgtccttctctggagtgatGGCATCAATCCAACTGCTCTTTCTGCCATTCTTCCCTGAGTCCCCTCCCTATCTCTTGCTGCAAAGAGGAGACAAGGCTGCCTGCTTGAAAG CCatgaagcagctctggggagaaggGAATTACCAGGAAGAATTTGATGATTTGATGAAGGAAAAGACTACAACAAAAGGCACCAAAATAATGAATGTCCTCGAGGTGCTGAGAGAACCATCTGTGTATCCACAGCTGAGCACCATGCTCCTGCTTTTGCTGAgtctgcagctctgtggcttGAGTGCA ATCACTTTTTACACCTCAGACATTTTCAAGACAGCCAACCTGCAGGAAAACATAATCCCATATGTTTCTCTAGGAGTTGCAGtctctgaggtcacctctgcCATCTTCTGC AGCTCCATCATTGACCGTTTTGGACGCCGGATACTTCTGTGGGGTGGTTACTCACTGATGGCTCTGATCCTGGTGCTGCTTGAAGCAAGCCTTCTACTGAGT GATCAGTTCCCCTGGTTGCACTACTGCAGTGTCATCCTCATCTTTTTATTCATCATCACCTATGGAATAGGACCAT CTGGAGCTGTTGTCTCTGTCATGAATGAAATCTTCACCCTCTCAACGAGGTCCTCTGCTTTTGTCATTGGTGGAATCGTCATCTGGCTGGGCCTCACTTTCACTGGGAtggttttcccctttgctgtt ATGCTTCTTGGTCCTTTTTGCTTCCTCATCTTCATTGCTGTACTGATAGTTTCAGCGATTGTCATCTATCTGTTCCTCccagaaacaaaaggaaaatcaacctctgaaatcacagaagagTTCAACAGACGCCAGTTTCAGAAGAAGCATCCTCAGGCTGTGGAGGAGAATGCTGCTGAAGAAAAGACTTTCTGCACCAAGCTCTGA
- the LOC135188664 gene encoding solute carrier family 2, facilitated glucose transporter member 11-like, which produces MPSFLADLVQYRGLFQMIVVLGIGGTFQNGFQISTITYMSQHVKAFINQTWLERYGHPIHQDNLLFLWSMTVSIFGIGGLLGSSGSRYLTVKYGKKKSLMCNNLLMIVAASIMGLSKAAQSFEMILIGRFMCGVSAGLCVPLHHQYTGEISPRKLRGLANSTCSCFWTLGKVMGQISGQRELLGSQSLWPLLMASCGLPALVQMVTLPFFPESPPYLLMHKGDQEGCKKAMRKLWGEGHHQADIDDIMKEKATMKNTKILSVLELMREPAMRWQLYMIVILTTTIQLCGINAIYFYAFEVLQAAGFEESMISYMTLAIGLSELVAAVVCSSIIERLGRKVLLRGGYLIMGSLLAGITVTLSLQEWYFWMPYCSLCLIILFAVVFAIGPAGATVAIRVEIFQLSSRPSAFVISSVINWVGIFVIGTTFPFIVERLKHFCFLIFMGVLFTSGIIIHLFLPETKGKSIMEITEEFHKLNFKKKPIPTAMKRIAEDYTFCTRL; this is translated from the exons ATGCCCAGCTTCCTAGCAGACCTG GTGCAGTACCGAGGGCTCTTTCAGATGATTGTTGTCCTGGGGATCGGGGGAACATTCCAGAATGGCTTTCAGATTTCTACCATCACCTACATGTCTCAG CACGTTAAGGCTTTCATTAACCAGACCTGGCTCGAGCGATATGGACACCCCATCCACCAGGacaacctcctcttcctgtggTCTATGACTGTCTCCATCTTTGGTATAGGAGGGCTCTTGGGTTCCTCAGGAAGCAGATACCTGACAGTCAAGTATGGCAA aaagaaaagtctCATGTGCAACAACCTGCTCATGATAGTGGCAGCATCCATCATGGGCCTCAGTAAAGCAGCTCAGTCCTTCGAGATGATTCTAATTGGACGCTTCATGTGTGGAGTAAGTGCAG GTCTTTGTGTCCCTCTACATCACCAATACACTGGGGAGATTTCCCCCAGGAAGCTGCGTGGACTTGCAAACTCTACCTGCTCTTGCTTTTGGACGCTGGGAAAAGTCATGGGGCAAATTTCAGGACAAAG ggagctgctgggcagtcaGTCCCTCTGGCCCCTGCTGATGGCATCCTGTGGACTTCCAGCACTGGTCCAGATGGTCACTCTGCCTTTCTTCCCTGAGTCCCCACCATATCTCCTCATGCATAAAGGAgaccaggaaggctgcaaaaaAG CCATGAGGAAGCTTTGGGGAGAAGGCCATCACCAAGCagacattgatgacatcatgaAAGAGAAGGCAACAATGAAAAACACCAAGATCTTGAGTGTCCTGGAACTAATGAGAGAACCAGCTATGCGCTGGCAGCTGTACATGATAGTTATTCTGACCACCACAATTCAGCTCTGTGGCATCAATGCA ATTTACTTTTATGCTTTTGAAGTCCTCCAGGCAGCTGGCTTTGAGGAGAGCATGATCTCCTACATGACCCTCGCTATTGGGCTCTCTGAACTCGTAGCTGCTGTGGTCTGC AGCTCCATCATTGAACGCCTGGGCAGGAAAGtgctcctgagaggaggctaTTTGATCATGGGCTCACTGCTTGCTGGCATCACCGTGACTCTCTCTCTACAG GAGTGGTATTTCTGGATGCCATACTGCAGCCTTTGTCTGATCATCTTGTTTGCAGTTGTCTTTGCAATTGGGCCAG CTGGTGCCACAGTTGCCATTAGGGTTGAAATtttccagctctccagcagacctTCTGCCTTTGTGATCAGCTCAGTTATCAACTGGGTGGGCATCTTTGTGATCGGAACAACCTTCCCCTTCATTGTG GAAAGACTCAAGCACTTCTGCTTCCTCATCTTTATGGGGGTGCTTTTCACTTCAGGGATCATTATCCACTTGTTCCTCCcggaaacaaaaggaaaatcaaTCATGGAAATCACAGAAGAATTCCATAAGCTAAACTTTAAAAAGAAGCCTATTCCAACAGCGATGAAGCGCATCGCAGAGGATTACACCTTCTGCACCAGGCTTTGA